A stretch of the Malus sylvestris chromosome 10, drMalSylv7.2, whole genome shotgun sequence genome encodes the following:
- the LOC126586218 gene encoding glutamyl-tRNA reductase 1, chloroplastic-like: MAAAASGFAASLPRPSAERTTSYSFSTSLHSQIRIPYRPLQTRTLRGGSALNPRCEMGSENSVQTVKIGSRSLSSSALELLKTSAADRYTKERSSIAVIGLNVHTAPVEIREKLAIPEAQWSQAIGELCALNHIEEAAVLSTCNRMEIYVVALSQHRGVKEVTEWMSKVSGVPVSELCKHRVLLYNKDATQHLFEVAAGLDSLVLGEGQILAQVKHVVKVGQGVPGFDRKISGLFKHAITVGKRVRSETNIASGSVSVSSAAVELALMKLPEPSYATARVLVIGAGKMGKLVIKHLVAKGCTKMVIVNRGEERVAALRKELKDVEIIYRPLSDMLACAAEADVIFTSTASESPLFLKEHVQTLPSVSPELGNRLFIDISVPRNVEPCVSDLEAATVYNVDDLKEVVAAHKEYRLRKAMEAQTIITEESNKFEAWKDSLETVPTIKKFRAYAERIRASEVEKCLSKMGDDISKKQKKAIYDLSMGIVNKLLHGPMEHLRCDGSDNRALSEILENMRALNRMFDLETDTSLLEEKVRAKVERTQR; encoded by the exons atggCGGCGGCTGCGAGTGGCTTCGCGGCCTCTCTTCCACGGCCCAGCGCGGAGCGCACCACCTCCTATTCTTTCTCTACATCTTTGCATTCCCAAATCCGAATCCCGTACAGGCCTCTCCAAACCAGAACGCTCAGAGGAGGATCCGCTTTGAACCCTAGGTGTGAAATGGGCTCCGAGAATTCGGTTCAGACGGTCAAGATCGGTTCCAGGTCTTTGAGCTCTTCGGCTCTCGAGCTCCTCAAAACCTCCGCAGCTGACA GATATACGAAAGAGAGGAGCAGCATTGCAGTAATAGGGCTGAATGTTCACACTGCTCCAGTTGAGATACGTGAGAAACTTGCCATCCCTGAAGCGCAGTGGTCTCAAGCCATTGGCGAGCTCTGTGCTTTGAACCATATAGAAGAAGCTGCTGTGCTTAGTACTTGTAACCGTATGGAAATATATGTTGTAGCTCTCTCTCAGCATCGCGGGGTTAAAGAAGTGACTGAATGGATGTCAAAG GTCAGTGGTGTTCCTGTCTCTGAGCTTTGTAAACATCGGGTTTTGTTGTACAACAAAGATGCCACCCAGCACCTATTTGAAGTAGCTGCTGGGCTTGATTCTCTTGTGCTAGGAGAAGGTCAAATCCTTGCTCAAGTCAAACATGTTGTGAAAGTTGGACAGGGAGTACCTGGTTTTGATAGGAAAATCAGTGGTCTGTTCAAGCATGCAATCACTGTTGGGAAGCGAGTTAGATCTGAGACCAACATTGCCTCAGGGTCAGTTTCTGTCAGTTCAGCTGCTGTGGAGCTAGCCCTAATGAAGCTTCCAGAACCTTCTTATGCTACTGCCAGAGTGTTGGTGATTGGTGCGGGCAAGATGGGAAAACTTGTGATTAAACATTTAGTTGCAAAAGGGTGCACAAAAATGGTGATTGTTAATAGGGGTGAGGAGAGAGTGGCTGCCCTACGCAAAGAGTTGAAGGATGTTGAAATAATCTACAGGCCACTCTCAGATATGCTAGCATGCGCTGCTGAAGCGGATGTCATTTTCACTAGCACTGCATCAGAATCCCCATTATTCTTGAAAGAACATGTACAGACGCTTCCCTCTGTGAGTCCAGAACTTGGAAATCGGCTTTTCATTGACATATCTGTCCCTAGGAATGTGGAACCATGCGTCTCAGATCTTGAAGCTGCGACTGTATATAATGTAGATGACCTCAAAGAGGTAGTGGCTGCTCACAAGGAGTATAGGCTAAGGAAGGCTATGGAAGCTCAGACAATTATCACTGAGGAATCAAATAAATTTGAAGCTTGGAAGGATTCTCTTGAGACTGTTCCTACCATCAAGAAGTTTAGAGCTTATGCTGAGAGGATCAGGGCTTCCGAGGTTGAAAAGTGTTTGTCAAAGATGGGTGATGATATCTCTAAGAAGCAAAAAAAGGCTATTTACGATCTTAGCATGGGAATAGTGAACAAACTCCTTCATGGTCCAATGGAGCACCTCAGATGTGATGGAAGTGACAATCGTGCTTTGAGTGAGATACTAGAGAATATGCGTGCTCTAAACAGAATGTTTGATCTCGAGACAGATACATCTTTGTTGGAAGAAAAGGTTCGAGCCAAGGTGGAACGAACCCAGAGATAA